CGGACATGAACCACTTTGAGTCTCAAGCCGTCTCTGACCGCAAGAATGCCCTGGCCATGGAGCGCATCGCGGCCCTGGACAGTCCCGGCCTGCTGGAAGTGGTGAATCGCCACAGAATCAGCATGTGTGGTGCCTTCCCCGTTGCCGTCGCCCTGGAAAACGCCCTGCTGCGCGGGGCTTCCCATGCCAGCCTGGTGGGCTATACCGACTCCGCCGCCGTAAGTGGCGACCATGATTCCGTGGTGGGATATGCAGGGTATATTCTGGCATAGTCAGGGACAAAGCTTTGGTGTATACTGCGCGATCAAGTTACAGATTATGGTGAACGCATGAGTGTGTTGCATTTTCAGCTTCTCATGGAAAACGGAGAAGATATGACGCCCCAGTCATCATATCTGGCCCGTCACTTCGGGAATACCGGTTTTCCCCCAATGGATATCTTTGAGACCAGCGAAGCCTATTTCCTGGAAATCGATCTGCCAGGCGGCATTGATCCGCAACAGGTCAACCTGAGCTATGGGGCGGGCAACCTGGTTATCCGGGGGAAACTGCCTCATCCGGCGCTGCCCGAGGGCGGACGCTACCTGCAGGTGGAGCGCCAGGCGGGACAGTTTCACCGCGTTGTGCATCTGAGTGCGCCGGTGCGCCCGCGCGACATATCCACCCGCTATGACCTGGGGGTTCTCACCATCACCATACCCAAAGAACACCATTACGAAATACAGATAGAGGAGCATTATGCAGGACAATAACCATCAGCGGGACGATGAACACAGCGATCATCAGGAGCATGTGCCCGAAACAGGCGCAAACACCGATGAGAAAACCGCCAGTCTGGAAGTGACTGAGGAGGCTCTGCTGGCCAATATCCCAACGGTCATGCCCCTGCTTCCCATTCGGGATATCGTCGTCTACCCCTTTATGTTGCTGCCCCTGTTCATCGGCAGGGATCTTTCGGTAAATGCCGTCAATAAAGCGCTTTCCAGCAATCGATACGTCTTCCTTTCCACCCAGAAAGATCCGAGCCAGGAGAACCCCCAGGAAAACGACCTGTACCGGACCGGCACCGTGGCATCCATCATACGTATGCTGCGCCTTCCCGATGGACGGGTAAAAGTGCTGGTACAGGGATTGCGCAAGGGCGTGATCGAGCAGTTTTTTGCCCGTGAAGGCTACCATGAAGTGGAGGTGCGCCAGTTCGACGACCTGCAGGTGAACACCAGCGGCGTGCGTACGGAAGCCCTTATCCGCAATGTCAAAGAGCACCTCGGCCAGATGGTACAGTACGGGCGCATGATCCTGCCCGATGTCCTGGCGCTCATTGACTCCATGGATGATCCGGGCAAACTGGCCGATATCGTGGCCGCCAACATGTCACTCAAGGTGGAAGACGCCCAGGAAGTGCTGGCGGAACCCCATCCGGTCAAGCGCCTGCGCCGCGTCTACGACCTGCTGTCCAAGGAGCTCAAGCTGCTTGACATGCAGATGAAGATTCAGACGGAAGCCAAAGGCGAAATGGACAAGCTGCAGCGGGAGTACTACCTGCGCGAACAGCTCAAAGCCATTCAGAAGGAGCTGGGAGACACTGACGATGTGGGCGAAGAGGTGCGGGAGCTGGAAGAGAAGATCAGCAAGGCCGGCATGCCCAAGGATGTCCACAAGGAGGCCATGAAACAGCTGGGGCGCTATCGCCGCATGCATCAGGACGCCTCCGAAGCCAATATCATCCGCACCTACCTGGAGTGGCTCATCGAAATCCCCTGGAAAAAGAAGACCAAGGATAACCTGGACCTGAAAAAAGCCATGCAGATCCTCAACGAAGACCACTTCGGGCTGCAGGACATCAAGGACCGCATTGTTGAATACCTGGGTGTCAAGAAGCTCAAGCCCGACATGAAAGGGCCCATCATCTGCTTCGCCGGACCTCCGGGAACCGGCAAAACCTCCCTGGGCAAATCCATTGCACGCGCCCTGGGACGCAAGTTCGTGCGCATCTCCCTGGGAGGCGTGCGCGATGAGGCGGAAATTCGCGGCCACCGTCGCACCTACGTGGGCGCCATGCCGGGCAAGATCGTACAGGGCATGAAGACGGCCGGAACCGTCAACCCCCTGTTCATGCTGGATGAGATTGACAAGCTGGGATACGACTACAAGGGCGACCCCTCCAGCGCCATGCTGGAAGTGCTGGACCCCGAACAGAACAACAGCTTCCAGGACCACTACATCGGCCTGCCCTACGACCTCAGCGGTGTCATGTTCATCTGCACCGCCAATAATGTGCACTCCATCCCGGCCGCTCTGCGCGACCGCATGGAGATCATTGAGCTCTCCAGCTACACCGAAGAGGAAAAGCT
This portion of the Desulfurispirillum indicum S5 genome encodes:
- a CDS encoding Hsp20/alpha crystallin family protein; this translates as MSVLHFQLLMENGEDMTPQSSYLARHFGNTGFPPMDIFETSEAYFLEIDLPGGIDPQQVNLSYGAGNLVIRGKLPHPALPEGGRYLQVERQAGQFHRVVHLSAPVRPRDISTRYDLGVLTITIPKEHHYEIQIEEHYAGQ
- the lon gene encoding endopeptidase La; amino-acid sequence: MQDNNHQRDDEHSDHQEHVPETGANTDEKTASLEVTEEALLANIPTVMPLLPIRDIVVYPFMLLPLFIGRDLSVNAVNKALSSNRYVFLSTQKDPSQENPQENDLYRTGTVASIIRMLRLPDGRVKVLVQGLRKGVIEQFFAREGYHEVEVRQFDDLQVNTSGVRTEALIRNVKEHLGQMVQYGRMILPDVLALIDSMDDPGKLADIVAANMSLKVEDAQEVLAEPHPVKRLRRVYDLLSKELKLLDMQMKIQTEAKGEMDKLQREYYLREQLKAIQKELGDTDDVGEEVRELEEKISKAGMPKDVHKEAMKQLGRYRRMHQDASEANIIRTYLEWLIEIPWKKKTKDNLDLKKAMQILNEDHFGLQDIKDRIVEYLGVKKLKPDMKGPIICFAGPPGTGKTSLGKSIARALGRKFVRISLGGVRDEAEIRGHRRTYVGAMPGKIVQGMKTAGTVNPLFMLDEIDKLGYDYKGDPSSAMLEVLDPEQNNSFQDHYIGLPYDLSGVMFICTANNVHSIPAALRDRMEIIELSSYTEEEKLQIARKYLIPRQMEANGISEEYINLSQEALEQVVRQYTREAGLRNLERELGKLCRKVAKKVADGHRKIHRISVTNLHHYLGTPKFLPDEENKEDNIGVVNGLAWTQVGGEILLVEVASMSGKGNLMLTGQLGDVMKESAHAALTYAKHLALELKLKTDIFSKRDYHVHVPAGAIPKDGPSAGITIATAIVSDICRIPVRHDVAMTGEITIRGNVLPIGGLKEKALAAARGDIRTIIIPKGNEKDLRDIPKKIRDTLTIHVVKHVREVLEIALTEPLDSVVHEDTEAPES